The Prunus persica cultivar Lovell chromosome G8, Prunus_persica_NCBIv2, whole genome shotgun sequence genome includes a region encoding these proteins:
- the LOC18767995 gene encoding probable endo-1,3(4)-beta-glucanase ARB_01444, which produces MANNLPSSFTFALILCVSALSLIPHTTSLSSSFQFPPTQSTILPDPSSFFSANLLSTPLPTNSFFQNFALNNGDKPEYFHPYSINSSSYSLSISYPSLSSTSAFISQTFVPDLTISASQTSANLATANNSGRVISAFTDLSVTLDFPSSNLRFFLARGSPYVTCNVSSPTAVSVSTIHAILESYSSNSKTKFTFQLNNNQTWVMYTSSPANLIRSSPSTLTFDGYSGNIRIALVPGSDPKYVAILDRFSSAYPISGEAVFTKPFTLEYKWEKYGLGNLLMLAHPLHLHLLSNATVLEDFKYKGIDGDLVGIVGDLWELKSHNISVTWHSIGGVKQASHPEIVYALRRDVKALSSTPITTESSYFYGKLVARAARLAVIAEEVNCLDVVPAIRKYLADAIEPWLDGTLSGNGFLYDPKWGGLVTQQGSTDRGADFGFGVYNDHHYHLGYFVYGISVLAKIDRAWGSKYKPQAYSLAADFINIGNRSNSNYLRLRCFDLYKLHSWAGGLTEFGDGRDQESTSEAVNAYYSAALMGLAYGDTNLFNSGSMLTSLEIQAAQMWWHVREGDTLYEEKFTKENRIVGILWANKRDSGLWFAPPEAKEIRLGIQLLPISPITEILFSDDGFAKEIVEWALPALSREGVEEGWKGFVYALQGIYDKDGASEKIKSLKGFDDGNSLTNLLWWIHSRNLGSQ; this is translated from the coding sequence ATGGCAAACAACCTCCCTTCTTCTTTCACTTTTGCTCTCATCCTCTGTGTTTCAGCTCTTTCACTAATTCCGCACACCACCTCATTATCCTCCTCATTCCAATTCCCTCCAACCCAATCCACAATCCTCCCTGACCCTTCAAGCTTCTTCTCTGCAAACCTCCTCTCCACCCCTCTCCCCAccaattctttttttcagaACTTTGCTCTCAACAATGGTGACAAACCAGAGTACTTCCACCCCTACAGCATCAACTCATCCTCCTACTCTCTATCTATCTCCTACCCATCTCTCTCCTCCACCTCTGCTTTCATCTCCCAAACCTTTGTCCCTGACCTCACCATCTCCGCCTCCCAAACCAGCGCCAACTTAGCTACAGCAAATAACAGCGGCCGTGTAATCTCTGCCTTCACTGATCTCAGTGTCACCTTGGACTTTCCCTCCTCCAACCTTCGTTTCTTCCTCGCTCGAGGAAGCCCCTATGTCACCTGCAATGTGTCTAGCCCCACTGCGGTTTCTGTCTCAACCATTCACGCAATCCTCGAATCCTATTCGAGCAACTCAAAGACCAAGTTCACCTTCCAGCTTAACAACAATCAAACATGGGttatgtacacctcctccccAGCTAATTTGATTAGAAGCAGCCCATCAACCTTAACTTTTGATGGCTATTCTGGGAATATTCGGATTGCATTGGTGCCGGGTTCTGATCCAAAATACGTGGCAATCCTTGACCGGTTTAGTTCTGCTTACCCGATTTCTGGTGAGGCTGTGTTCACAAAGCCATTCACTCTGGAATATAAATGGGAAAAGTATGGACTGGGAAATTTGCTTATGCTAGCTCATCCTCTCCATCTTCACCTTCTGTCTAATGCTACTGTTTTGGAGGATTTCAAGTACAAGGGCATTGATGGCGATCTGGTTGGCATCGTTGGCGATTTGTGGGAGTTGAAATCTCATAATATATCAGTCACTTGGCATTCAATCGGAGGTGTCAAACAAGCCTCACACCCTGAAATTGTTTATGCGCTTCGTCGTGATGTTAAGGCTCTTAGTTCGACGCCAATAACAACTGAATCGTCATACTTTTATGGGAAATTGGTTGCCAGAGCAGCAAGGTTGGCTGTGATTGCTGAGGAGGTGAATTGTCTTGATGTGGTTCCAGCAATTAGGAAGTACTTGGCGGACGCCATTGAGCCATGGTTGGATGGTACTTTAAGTGGGAATGGTTTTTTGTATGATCCTAAATGGGGTGGACTTGTCACCCAACAAGGATCAACTGATCGCGGTGcagattttgggtttggaGTTTATAATGATCACCATTATCATCTTGGATATTTTGTTTATGGTATTTCAGTGCTTGCAAAGATTGACCGTGCATGGGGGAGCAAGTACAAGCCTCAAGCTTACTCTCTTGCAGCAGATTTCATCAACATTGGCAACCGATCGAATTCAAACTATCTGCGGTTGAGATGCTTTGATCTGTACAAACTGCACTCATGGGCTGGAGGACTGACTGAATTTGGAGATGGAAGGGACCAAGAGAGCACAAGTGAGGCAGTGAATGCTTACTACTCAGCTGCATTGATGGGATTAGCCTATGGAGACACCAATCTTTTCAATAGTGGATCAATGCTTACATCTCTGGAAATTCAAGCAGCTCAAATGTGGTGGCATGTAAGAGAAGGAGATACACTTTATGAGGAAAAGTTCACAAAGGAAAATAGGATTGTGGGAATTTTATGGGCAAACAAGAGAGACAGTGGACTTTGGTTTGCTCCTCCAGAGGCAAAAGAAATAAGGCTTGGAATTCAGTTGCTGCCCATATCCCCAATCACTGAGATCTTGTTCTCTGATGATGGCTTTGCTAAGGAAATTGTGGAATGGGCATTGCCAGCCCTGAGTAGAGAAGGAGTTGAGGAAGGATGGAAAGGCTTTGTCTATGCCTTGCAAGGGATTTATGATAAGGATGGTGCTTCGGAGAAGATTAAGAGCTTGAAGGGTTTTGATGATGGAAACTCTCTCACTAATCTCCTATGGTGGATTCATAGTAGGAACTTAGGTTCACAGTAG
- the LOC18767882 gene encoding dCTP pyrophosphatase 1 yields MTGFAGGESVTLDLLKKKMAEFAKERDWDQFHSPRNLLLALVGEVGELSEIFQWKGEVPKGLPDWKEEEKEHLGEELSDVLLYLVRLSDICGVDLGKAALRKVGLNAIKYPVKQSQMNITSNNTTINSDENAQRV; encoded by the exons ATGACTGGGTTTGCAGGAGGTGAAAGCGTTACTCTTGATCTTCTCAAGAAGAAAATGGCGGAGTTTGCCAAAGAAAGAGACTGGGATCAGTTCCACAGCCCCAGAAACCTTCTCTTAGCTCTG GTGGGTGAAGTTGGAGAGCTATCTGAGATATTCCAATGGAAAGGGGAGGTTCCAAAGGGACTCCCTGACTGGAaagaggaggagaaagaaCACCTGGGGGAAGAGCTCTCTGATGTTCTGCTTTATTTGGTCAGGCTTTCTGACATCTGTGGTGTTGATCTTGGCAAAGCTGCTCTTCGCAAGGTTGGGCTCAATGCCATCAAGTACCCTGTTAAACAGAGCCAAATGAATATCACAAGCAACAACACCACCATCAACAGTGATGAAAATGCACAGAGGGTTTAA